Proteins encoded by one window of Juglans regia cultivar Chandler chromosome 15, Walnut 2.0, whole genome shotgun sequence:
- the LOC108981171 gene encoding uncharacterized protein LOC108981171 isoform X2, translating to MANSLVTGLRTLFAVLGCAMVATLIFTIFVDGLPFRKELLTPWMAATLVDFYINVVPLAVWVLYKESTWLSAILWIILLACFGSITTCAYILMQFLKLSSQESLQDPMYYVLLRHTDKVNMEQKMKHSSVVTLRIVFVALGCLMTGTLLYTLLTDGSPFRKELFTPWMLATLIDFYINVVALSVWVYYKESNWISSIFWIILLISFGSITTCVYIAWKLFQLSPQDPAYLVLLSSGSRKQV from the exons CTCTCTTCGCCGTGTTGGGCTGTGCTATGGTGGCCACTCTCATCTTCACCATCTTCGTCGATGGTCTTCCTTTTCGCAAAGAGCTCCTTACCcc GTGGATGGCAGCAACCTTGGTCGACTTCTATATCAACGTTGTACCTTTGGCG GTATGGGTTCTCTACAAGGAATCTACCTGGCTCAGTGCAATACTCTGGATAATCCTGCTAGCATGCTTTGGCAG caTTACTACATGTGCCTACATTCTTATGCAATTTCTCAAGTTGTCGTCTCAAGAATCTTTACAAGATCCCATGTATTATGTTCTGTTGCGGCATACAGACAA GGTTAACATGGAGCAAAAGATGAAGCACTCTTCTGTTGTGACTTTAAGAATCGTTTTTGTTGCTTTGGGTTGTTTGATGACGGGAACTTTGCTTTATACTCTCTTAACTGATGGTTCTCCTTTCCGCAAAGAGCTTTTCACTCC GTGGATGCTAGCAACACTTATTGACTTCTATATCAATGTTGTGGCTTTATCA GTTTGGGTTTACTACAAGGAATCAAATTGGATTAGTTCCATCTTTTGGATAATTCTATTGATATCTTTTGGCAG CATTACCACATGTGTCTATATTGCTTGGAAGCTGTTCCAGCTCAGCCCCCAAGATCCAGCATACCTTGTTTTATTGAGTAGTGGCAGCAG AAAACAGGTATAA
- the LOC108981171 gene encoding uncharacterized protein LOC108981171 isoform X1, whose product MANSLVTGLRTLFAVLGCAMVATLIFTIFVDGLPFRKELLTPWMAATLVDFYINVVPLAVWVLYKESTWLSAILWIILLACFGSITTCAYILMQFLKLSSQESLQDPMYYVLLRHTDKVNMEQKMKHSSVVTLRIVFVALGCLMTGTLLYTLLTDGSPFRKELFTPWMLATLIDFYINVVALSVWVYYKESNWISSIFWIILLISFGSITTCVYIAWKLFQLSPQDPAYLVLLSSGSRAENRYNGLHAETVQH is encoded by the exons CTCTCTTCGCCGTGTTGGGCTGTGCTATGGTGGCCACTCTCATCTTCACCATCTTCGTCGATGGTCTTCCTTTTCGCAAAGAGCTCCTTACCcc GTGGATGGCAGCAACCTTGGTCGACTTCTATATCAACGTTGTACCTTTGGCG GTATGGGTTCTCTACAAGGAATCTACCTGGCTCAGTGCAATACTCTGGATAATCCTGCTAGCATGCTTTGGCAG caTTACTACATGTGCCTACATTCTTATGCAATTTCTCAAGTTGTCGTCTCAAGAATCTTTACAAGATCCCATGTATTATGTTCTGTTGCGGCATACAGACAA GGTTAACATGGAGCAAAAGATGAAGCACTCTTCTGTTGTGACTTTAAGAATCGTTTTTGTTGCTTTGGGTTGTTTGATGACGGGAACTTTGCTTTATACTCTCTTAACTGATGGTTCTCCTTTCCGCAAAGAGCTTTTCACTCC GTGGATGCTAGCAACACTTATTGACTTCTATATCAATGTTGTGGCTTTATCA GTTTGGGTTTACTACAAGGAATCAAATTGGATTAGTTCCATCTTTTGGATAATTCTATTGATATCTTTTGGCAG CATTACCACATGTGTCTATATTGCTTGGAAGCTGTTCCAGCTCAGCCCCCAAGATCCAGCATACCTTGTTTTATTGAGTAGTGGCAGCAG GGCAGAAAACAGGTATAATGGACTTCATGCTGAGACAGTGCAACACTAG
- the LOC108981170 gene encoding putative laccase-9, whose protein sequence is MSLASASTEADQADSLRSEKGSMALTSGFLGIGLLLIICWMLPGLAQANMIHYYDFVLKEINFTRLCSSKSLLVVNESLPGPVIRVTKGDTVYVNVHNQGSYGVTIHWHGVHQPRNPWSDGPEYITQCPIEPSSNFTYEIIFSDEEGTLWWHAHSDWTRAGVHGAIVVLPSNNTGFPFPQPDAEEIVVLGSWYKGDVNAEVAEDLEAGADTPRSNSYIINGQPGDFLPCSNQSTYKWRVDYGKTYLLRLVNAAMNAELYFAIAQHSLTVVGMDGSYLKPVETDFVMISPGQTMDILVKANQPLGRYYIAARQFDSARPDVTDYDQTNATAILEYSGNYSTSSSTPIFPSSLPTYQDIKSALNFTNRLRSLADQDHPVNIPINITTRMYITVTMNNVVFDYEGVSSSALSSALNNVSWINQDTDVLLAYYRNLSGFYTTDFPDFPPSFFNFTALDVPDNATDTIQGTKVKMLDYNEEVEIVFQGTNVFDASEDHPMHLHGYTFYVVGSGGGNFDNETDPKGYNLVDPPKMNTVSVPKNGWLALRFKASNPGVWLWHCHLDRHLSWGMNTVFIVRNGDTPETSIREPPPYLPPCTGSSPIQLLHFDNSNENKLNTIN, encoded by the exons ATGAGCCTGGCCTCTGCAAGCACGGAAGCAGATCAGGCAGATAGCTTGAGAAGTGAGAAGGGATCCATGGCTCTGACTTCAGGGTTTCTTGGGATCGGCCTTCTCCTCATCATCTGCTGGATGTTACCTGGTTTGGCTCAAGCCAACATGATCCATTACTATGATTTTGTT CTGAAGGAGATAAACTTTACAAGGTTGTGTAGCAGCAAGAGCTTGTTGGTTGTAAATGAAAGTTTGCCAGGCCCTGTCATTCGTGTAACAAAAGGAGATACTGTTTATGTTAATGTCCATAATCAAGGATCCTATGGTGTTACCATTCATtg GCATGGAGTGCATCAACCAAGGAATCCATGGTCGGACGGTCCAGAGTACATAACACAATGTCCAATAGAGCCATCATCCAATTTTACTTACGAAATCATATTTTCGGATGAGGAAGGCACCCTTTGGTGGCATGCACATAGTGACTGGACCCGAGCTGGTGTCCATGGTGCTATTGTCGTTTTGCCATCCAACAACACAGGTTTCCCCTTTCCCCAGCCTGATGCTGAAGAAATTGTCGTTCTCG GATCTTGGTATAAGGGTGACGTGAACGCTGAAGTTGCAGAGGACCTCGAAGCTGGGGCCGACACTCCTCGCTCCAATTCTTATATTATCAATGGCCAACCGGGTGATTTCCTCCCTTGCTCTAACC AAAGTACATACAAATGGCGAGTGGATTACGGCAAGACTTATCTGCTTCGCTTGGTGAATGCAGCCATGAACGCAGAGCTCTATTTTGCGATTGCTCAACACAGCCTCACGGTGGTAGGAATGGATGGATCATACCTCAAACCTGTTGAAACCGATTTTGTGATGATTTCCCCGGGACAAACAATGGACATTTTGGTCAAAGCAAACCAGCCTCTTGGCCGATATTACATTGCTGCTAGACAATTTGACAGTGCCCGGCCAGATGTCACAGATTACGATCAAACAAATGCCACTGCAATTCTTGAATATTCAGGCAATTACAGTACTTCCTCATCAACACCAATTTTTCCTAGCAGTCTTCCAACGTACCAGGACATCAAATCTGCATTAAACTTCACCAATCGTCTTAGGAGTTTAGCAGATCAAGACCATCCTGTTAATATCCCCATAAACATCACTACTAGAATGTATATCACTGTTACGATGAACAATGTTGTCTTTGACTATGAGGGAGTCTCAAGTAGTGCTCTTTCTTCTGCCTTAAACAACGTCAGCTGGATTAATCAAGATACAGATGTACTGCTTGCCTACTACAG GAACTTGAGTGGGTTTTACACCACAGATTTTCCAGATTTCCCGCCGAGTTTTTTCAACTTCACAGCCTTGGACGTGCCCGACAATGCCACCGATACCATCCAAGGAACCAAGGTGAAGATGCTTGATTATAATGAAGAGGTGGAGATAGTGTTTCAGGGCACCAATGTGTTTGATGCATCGGAGGATCATCCAATGCACCTGCATGGCTACACCTTTTACGTGGTTGGCTCAGGAGGTGGCAACTTTGATAATGAGACTGACCCAAAAGGCTACAATTTGGTTGATCCACCTAAGATGAATACCGTTTCCGTGCCTAAGAATGGATGGCTTGCTCTTAGATTCAAAGCAAGTAATCCTG GAGTATGGCTATGGCACTGTCATTTGGATAGACATCTAAGTTGGGGTATGAACACTGTCTTTATAGTAAGAAATGGTGACACACCAGAGACGAGTATCCGTGAACCACCTCCTTACTTGCCGCCTTGTACGGGTTCATCACCGATTCAGCTCTTACATTTTGACAACTCCAATGAGAATAAATTAAACACGATCAATTAA